A window from Micromonospora profundi encodes these proteins:
- a CDS encoding ArsR/SmtB family transcription factor: protein MTEARPEPRRMISDPQVMRALAHPARIAIMEYLSSRDGGGTATECAEIVGLSPSATSYHLRALAKFGLVEQAPSRGDARERVWRSVNASVMVDAGREAGPEARAAEQALVEAHAVRAMERTRDWLRRAGDEPAEWYDVALFNDTLLLISADELAELNEAVLALLRPYHPRRRADPPEGARSVAVQYRVVPLA, encoded by the coding sequence ATGACCGAGGCCCGTCCCGAACCGCGTCGAATGATCAGCGACCCGCAGGTGATGCGGGCGCTCGCCCATCCGGCCCGGATCGCGATCATGGAGTATCTGAGCAGCCGTGATGGTGGCGGCACCGCCACCGAGTGCGCGGAGATCGTCGGACTGTCGCCGAGCGCGACCAGCTATCACCTGCGGGCGCTGGCAAAGTTCGGCCTGGTGGAGCAGGCGCCGAGCCGGGGAGATGCGCGCGAGCGGGTCTGGCGCTCGGTGAACGCCAGTGTGATGGTCGATGCGGGCCGCGAGGCCGGGCCCGAGGCGCGGGCTGCGGAGCAGGCGCTTGTGGAGGCGCACGCCGTCCGGGCCATGGAGCGGACCCGGGACTGGTTGCGGCGCGCCGGGGACGAGCCCGCCGAGTGGTACGACGTCGCGCTGTTCAACGACACGCTGCTCCTGATATCGGCGGACGAGTTGGCGGAGTTGAACGAGGCCGTTCTGGCGCTGCTCAGGCCGTACCACCCGCGTCGGCGTGCCGATCCGCCGGAGGGTGCTCGTTCCGTTGCGGTGCAGTACCGGGTGGTGCCGCTGGCCTGA